A genomic region of Solanum dulcamara chromosome 2, daSolDulc1.2, whole genome shotgun sequence contains the following coding sequences:
- the LOC129879937 gene encoding uncharacterized protein LOC129879937 isoform X1 — MHSLRFHFIIGPKNYENKKNFSSICSWKSSFSSSEYVKFVSKNDSKRYNIAAMGVEKNVGCEVEVVSWRERKIKAEILVNADVDSVWNALTDYERLADFVPNLVSSRRIPCPRPGRIWLEQRGIQRSLYWHIEARVVLDLQEFINSDNVRELHFSMVDGDFKKFEGKWSVRVGTRSSTAILSYEVSVIPRFNFPAIFLERIIRSDLPVNLQALSCRAENSYQGDQSVSVTCADTKEEPGSYLISTKRDIDHVISLENKSSGEHLKDKFVKATFGPSTPATSDVSNSWGIFGKTCRLDKPCVVDEVHLRRFDGLLENGGVHRCVVASITVKAPVREVWNVLTAYESLPEIVPNLAISKILSRDNNKVRILQEGCKGLLYMVLHARVVLDLSEHIEQEISFEQVEGDFNSFQGKWILEQLGSHHTLLKYSVESKMHKNSFLSEAIMEEVIYEDLPSNLCAIRDYIEERETEKPLEKFNHDEFREVLVSSSMKDSSVYYDRPAGQNSDSCSLHSPRQRPKVPGLQRDIEVLKAELLVFISEHGQEGFMPMRKQLRKHGRVDIEKAITRMGGFRRISSLMNLSLAYKHRKPKGYWDSLENLQEEISRFQKNWGMDPLYMPSRKSFERAGRYDIARALEKWGGLHEVSRLLSLKVRHPNRQASLAKEKKVELLANDVNNETTSSKPFVAQDAKKWLMKLKDLDINWVE, encoded by the exons ATGCATTCTCTGCGTTTCCATTTCATAATCGGACcaaaaaactatgaaaacaaGAAGAATTTTTCATCAATTTGTTCATGGAAATCGAGTTTCTCATCATCCGAATACGTTAAATTCGTTTCGAAGAATGATAGTAAAAGGTATAATATTGCTGCAATGGGAGTAGAGAAAAATGTTGGATGTGAAGTGGAAGTTGTTTCGTGgagagaaagaaagattaaagctGAGATTTTGGTGAATGCTGATGTTGATTCTGTATGGAATGCTCTTACTGATTATGAAAGGCTTGCTGATTTTGTACCAAATCTCGTTAGCAG TAGGAGAATCCCTTGTCCACGTCCTGGACGTATTTGGTTGGAGCAAAGAGGTATCCAACGATCTCTCTATTGGCACATAGAAGCTCGCGTTGTATTGGATCTCCAAGAATTCATTAACTCG GATAATGTTCGCGAACTCCATTTCTCTATGGTTGACGGTGACTTCAAGAAGTTTGAAGGCAAATGGTCTGTGAGAGTTGGAACAAG GTCTTCAACAGCTATACTAAGTTATGAAGTTAGTGTCATACCAAGGTTTAACTTTCCTGCCATTTTCTTGGAGAGGATTATAAGGTCAGACCTCCCAGTAAATCTTCAAGCATTGTCCTGTAGAGCTGAAAACAGTTATCAAGGTGATCAAAGTGTTTCTGTCACTTGTGCTGATACCAAAGAGGAGCCTGGTTCTTACCTTATTTCCACTAAGAGAGATATTGATCATGTCATATCCCTCGAAAATAAATCTTCCGGTGAACACTTAAAGGACAAGTTTGTCAAAGCCACTTTTGGCCCATCGACACCAGCTACAAGTGATGTGAGTAATAGTTGGGGAATATTTGGGAAAACTTGCAGACTTGACAAGCCATGCGTGGTGGATGAAGTCCATCTCCGAAGATTTGATGGTCTACTG GAAAATGGAGGTGTTCATCGTTGTGTTGTTGCTAGTATTACAGTAAAAGCTCCAGTTCGTGAAGTATGGAATGTTTTGACTGCTTATGAAAGTCTTCCTGA GATAGTTCCAAATTTAGCGATCAGTAAGATCTTATCACGAGACAACAACAAAGTTCGCATTCTTCAG GAAGGATGCAAGGGTCTTCTATACATGGTACTCCATGCACGTGTCGTCCTTGACTTATCTGAACATATAGAACAAGAAATTAGCTTTGAGCAGGTGGAAGGAGATTTCAATTCTTTTCAAGGAAAATGGATCTTAGAGCAATTAGGCAGTCATCATACTCTATTGAAGTACAGTGTGGAATCAAAAATGCACAAGAATTCATTTCTTTCTGAAGCAATTATGGAAGAG GTCATATATGAGGACCTTCCCTCTAACTTATGTGCAATCCGAGATTACATTGAGGAAAGAGAGACTGAGAAACCTCTTGAGAAATTTAACCATGATGAATTCCGAGAGGTATTGGTTAGTTCATCAATGAAGGATTCATCTGTTTATTATGATAGGCCAGCTGGGCAGAATTCAGACAGTTGTAGTTTACATTCACCTAGACAAAGGCCGAAAGTTCCAGGGTTACAGAGGGATATTGAAGTTCTCAAAGCTGAGCTCTTGGTTTTTATCTCTGAACATGGACAGGAAGGATTTATGCCTATGAGAAAGCAACTCAGGAAACATGGAAGAGTGGATATTGAAAAGGCGATTACACGTATGGGGGGTTTTAGAAGAATTTCTTCATTGATGAATCTATCTCTTGCTTACAAACACCGCAAACCAAAAGGTTATTGGGATAGCTTGGAAAATTTACAAGAGGAG ATCAGTCGCTTCCAGAAGAACTGGGGAATGGATCCATTGTATATGCCTAGTAGAAAATCCTTTGAACGTGCAG GTCGCTATGATATTGCTCGTGCATTAGAAAAATGGGGTGGTCTGCATGAAGTTTCACGTCTTCTGTCACTTAAGGTAAGGCATCCTAACAGACAAGCAAGCCTTGCCAAAGAGAAGAAAGTTGAGTTGTTAGCTAATGATGTAAATAATGAAACTACATCGTCTAAACCTTTTGTTGCACAAGATGCAAAAAAATGGCTCATGAAACTCAAGGACTTGGACATAAATTGGGTAGAATGA
- the LOC129879937 gene encoding uncharacterized protein LOC129879937 isoform X2: MHSLRFHFIIGPKNYENKKNFSSICSWKSSFSSSEYVKFVSKNDSKRYNIAAMGVEKNVGCEVEVVSWRERKIKAEILVNADVDSVWNALTDYERLADFVPNLVSSRRIPCPRPGRIWLEQRGIQRSLYWHIEARVVLDLQEFINSDNVRELHFSMVDGDFKKFEGKWSVRVGTRSSTAILSYEVSVIPRFNFPAIFLERIIRSDLPVNLQALSCRAENSYQGDQSVSVTCADTKEEPGSYLISTKRDIDHVISLENKSSGEHLKDKFVKATFGPSTPATSDVSNSWGIFGKTCRLDKPCVVDEVHLRRFDGLLENGGVHRCVVASITVKAPVREVWNVLTAYESLPEIVPNLAISKILSRDNNKVRILQEGCKGLLYMVLHARVVLDLSEHIEQEISFEQVEGDFNSFQGKWILEQLGSHHTLLKYSVESKMHKNSFLSEAIMEEVIYEDLPSNLCAIRDYIEERETEKPLEKFNHDEFREEGFMPMRKQLRKHGRVDIEKAITRMGGFRRISSLMNLSLAYKHRKPKGYWDSLENLQEEISRFQKNWGMDPLYMPSRKSFERAGRYDIARALEKWGGLHEVSRLLSLKVRHPNRQASLAKEKKVELLANDVNNETTSSKPFVAQDAKKWLMKLKDLDINWVE, encoded by the exons ATGCATTCTCTGCGTTTCCATTTCATAATCGGACcaaaaaactatgaaaacaaGAAGAATTTTTCATCAATTTGTTCATGGAAATCGAGTTTCTCATCATCCGAATACGTTAAATTCGTTTCGAAGAATGATAGTAAAAGGTATAATATTGCTGCAATGGGAGTAGAGAAAAATGTTGGATGTGAAGTGGAAGTTGTTTCGTGgagagaaagaaagattaaagctGAGATTTTGGTGAATGCTGATGTTGATTCTGTATGGAATGCTCTTACTGATTATGAAAGGCTTGCTGATTTTGTACCAAATCTCGTTAGCAG TAGGAGAATCCCTTGTCCACGTCCTGGACGTATTTGGTTGGAGCAAAGAGGTATCCAACGATCTCTCTATTGGCACATAGAAGCTCGCGTTGTATTGGATCTCCAAGAATTCATTAACTCG GATAATGTTCGCGAACTCCATTTCTCTATGGTTGACGGTGACTTCAAGAAGTTTGAAGGCAAATGGTCTGTGAGAGTTGGAACAAG GTCTTCAACAGCTATACTAAGTTATGAAGTTAGTGTCATACCAAGGTTTAACTTTCCTGCCATTTTCTTGGAGAGGATTATAAGGTCAGACCTCCCAGTAAATCTTCAAGCATTGTCCTGTAGAGCTGAAAACAGTTATCAAGGTGATCAAAGTGTTTCTGTCACTTGTGCTGATACCAAAGAGGAGCCTGGTTCTTACCTTATTTCCACTAAGAGAGATATTGATCATGTCATATCCCTCGAAAATAAATCTTCCGGTGAACACTTAAAGGACAAGTTTGTCAAAGCCACTTTTGGCCCATCGACACCAGCTACAAGTGATGTGAGTAATAGTTGGGGAATATTTGGGAAAACTTGCAGACTTGACAAGCCATGCGTGGTGGATGAAGTCCATCTCCGAAGATTTGATGGTCTACTG GAAAATGGAGGTGTTCATCGTTGTGTTGTTGCTAGTATTACAGTAAAAGCTCCAGTTCGTGAAGTATGGAATGTTTTGACTGCTTATGAAAGTCTTCCTGA GATAGTTCCAAATTTAGCGATCAGTAAGATCTTATCACGAGACAACAACAAAGTTCGCATTCTTCAG GAAGGATGCAAGGGTCTTCTATACATGGTACTCCATGCACGTGTCGTCCTTGACTTATCTGAACATATAGAACAAGAAATTAGCTTTGAGCAGGTGGAAGGAGATTTCAATTCTTTTCAAGGAAAATGGATCTTAGAGCAATTAGGCAGTCATCATACTCTATTGAAGTACAGTGTGGAATCAAAAATGCACAAGAATTCATTTCTTTCTGAAGCAATTATGGAAGAG GTCATATATGAGGACCTTCCCTCTAACTTATGTGCAATCCGAGATTACATTGAGGAAAGAGAGACTGAGAAACCTCTTGAGAAATTTAACCATGATGAATTCCGAGAG GAAGGATTTATGCCTATGAGAAAGCAACTCAGGAAACATGGAAGAGTGGATATTGAAAAGGCGATTACACGTATGGGGGGTTTTAGAAGAATTTCTTCATTGATGAATCTATCTCTTGCTTACAAACACCGCAAACCAAAAGGTTATTGGGATAGCTTGGAAAATTTACAAGAGGAG ATCAGTCGCTTCCAGAAGAACTGGGGAATGGATCCATTGTATATGCCTAGTAGAAAATCCTTTGAACGTGCAG GTCGCTATGATATTGCTCGTGCATTAGAAAAATGGGGTGGTCTGCATGAAGTTTCACGTCTTCTGTCACTTAAGGTAAGGCATCCTAACAGACAAGCAAGCCTTGCCAAAGAGAAGAAAGTTGAGTTGTTAGCTAATGATGTAAATAATGAAACTACATCGTCTAAACCTTTTGTTGCACAAGATGCAAAAAAATGGCTCATGAAACTCAAGGACTTGGACATAAATTGGGTAGAATGA